One Thermodesulfovibrionales bacterium genomic region harbors:
- a CDS encoding prepilin-type N-terminal cleavage/methylation domain-containing protein, with protein MNGTNKKGFTLVELAIVLVIVGILLLIILKGASLIENAKIKRLGTLTREITAAFYTYYDRYSNRFPGDDNTVSSRWTGSVDGNANGLLEGNFVFNCSGSEVVNQESCNAWSHLRLAGIITGTGRINPAHPYGGTVSVAYGTVNGISVNWIAFNNIPRDVARTIDIQNDDGIYNTGTIQADGDYNNTMISLVTLYSKL; from the coding sequence ATGAATGGAACAAATAAAAAAGGCTTTACCCTTGTGGAGCTCGCTATCGTACTTGTGATAGTCGGGATACTTTTACTAATCATCCTAAAAGGAGCCTCTCTTATTGAGAATGCAAAAATTAAAAGACTCGGTACCCTCACAAGGGAAATCACTGCGGCTTTTTACACCTATTATGACCGGTACAGCAATCGCTTCCCTGGTGATGACAATACAGTGTCCAGTAGATGGACAGGCTCTGTTGATGGAAACGCCAACGGTCTTCTTGAGGGAAATTTTGTATTTAACTGCAGTGGTTCTGAAGTGGTTAATCAAGAGTCCTGCAATGCCTGGAGTCATCTCAGGCTGGCCGGAATCATAACAGGTACTGGAAGAATAAATCCTGCCCATCCCTATGGAGGCACTGTCAGTGTTGCCTATGGTACCGTAAACGGTATATCTGTAAACTGGATAGCTTTTAATAACATTCCAAGAGATGTGGCAAGGACAATAGATATACAGAATGATGATGGCATATATAACACAGGCACAATCCAGGCAGATGGAGACTACAACAATACTATGATATCTCTTGTGACACTCTATTCAAAGTTATGA